The segment GGGGCAGGAAGCAGGCCGCGGCGGCGATGCGGTCTTTCTGCACGATGACCGCGCCGTCATGCAGCGGGGCGCTCGGGCGGAAGATGGTGGCCAGCAGATCGTAGGTCAGGCGCGCGTCCAGCGGCACGCCGCTCTCGATGTAGGTCTTCAACCCGACTTCGCGCTCGATGACGATCAGCGCGCCGGTGTGGTTCTGCGCGAACAGGTTCACGGCCAGCACAATGTCGTCGTAGGAATCCGAACCGGCGCCCTGGGTGAGACGCGGAAAGGCGAGGGTGCGGCCCAGTTTTTGCAGCGCCTGCCGGATCTCCGCCCGGAAGATGACGATGAGCGCAAAGACGGCGTAGGGCAACAGGCGATCGGCCAGCCAGCTCACCATGGGCAAATGCCCGGCGCGCGCCACAGCCAACAGGAGCGCCAAGGCGCCCGCGCCCAGCAGCACGTGGTAGCCGCCGGTGCCGCGCAGCATCACCAGGAAGCCGTAGACCAGCGCGGCCACCACCAGGATGTCCAGCACCGACACCAGCGACACTTGTGTGACCAGCTCGAAGAAGCGAGTCATCATTCCACAACTCTAAGCAGTGAATCCAGAACGGGGCCGGCTGCGCAGTTTCTATTGTACCGCCATGCTCCAGCCGGCCCCCGAAGCGGCCGGCGCGCGCCGCTCGGGTAAAATCGAAGATTGTCCTCATGAGCGCGGAAGCCCCATCCCGAAACGGCCAGCCGGCAACACCTGCACTGCCGGCGTGGCTGCGGGAGATGTATCCCTTCCGTACGGCGAGCGTGACGGTCCACGGCAAGCGCATGAGCTACGTGGACGAAGGGGCCGGCGACGCGCCGCCCATCGTGCTGCTGCACGGCAATCCGACCTGGTCGTTCCTCTATCGCAACGTGATCCCGCGGCTCACCGGGCGCTACCGGGTGATCGCGCCGGACCACGTCGGTTTCGGGCTCTCGGAGAAGCCCGACAACCTCGCGTACTACACGCTGGAGCGGCACATCGCCAACTTCACCGCGCTGGTCGAGGCGCTGGGCCTTAAGAAGATCACGCTGGTACTGCACGACTGGGGCGGGCCCATCGGGCTGGGCTACGCGGTGGCGCATCCGGAGAACGTCGCGCGGCTGGTGCTGATGAACACCTGGGCGCACCTGCCGCACAACCCGGACGCCTACGAGCTGCACTGGGGACTGCGCATCTCGCGCGGGCCGCTGGGCAGCTTCACCGTCCGCAACCTGAACCTGTTTGTGGAGCTGGCGCTGCGCATGGCGGTGACCCGCAAGCTCTCTGCGCGCGAGTTCGATGCTTACCGTTTTCCTTTTCCGGACGCCGCCTCACGCACGGGCGTGCTGGCCTTTCCGCGCATGATCCCGCTGCGGGAATCCGATCCCGCCGGCCGCACGATGAGCGAGATCGAGCGCGGCCTGGCCAAGATCACCGCGCCCGCGGACATCCTGTGGGGCAAGCGCGACCCGGTGTTCGGCCGCCTGCACGCCTACCGGATGCGCGACAACCTGCGCAACGCGCGCGAGCCGGTGTTCCTTGATTCGGCCTCGCACTTTCTGCCCGAGGACGCGCCTGACGCGCTGGCGGAGAAGATCCTGACCGAGCGCAAGGCGGCGGTGGCGCTGAAGATCCTTACGTAGAGACGCAGCAAGCTGCGTCTCTACGTCGAGCGGTCGGCGGCAGTCGGCATTCAGCAATCAGCATCTAGCAAAACCCTAGATCCTTCGCTCGGGCTTCCCGCGCTGGAGGAAGCGCGCGGGAGCCCTCCCTCGCTCAGGATGACGACGTTGGTTGGTAGCCACCTGGAGACGCAGCAAGCTGCGTTTCTACGGAGCGCGGGTGGAATCCGCGGCGATGAGTTGCCAGTACTGAGTACCGAGTATCGAGTACTGAGTAACCCGAGCTCGCGGCAGGCCGCAAGCCGCTGGCAGCCGGCGGCCAGCAGCACTCGGCAGTCAGCAATCAGCAAGACCGAAGTTCTAACCACCGGCCACTGACCACTAGCCACTGGTTTTCCGCACGGTGGCGTGAATCGTTCCGCGCGCCAGGCGGGCAGAGATCTCATCGCCTGGGGCGAGTTGCGCGGCGTCCTTCAACAGGTTGCCGGCGGCGTCGAAGACCAGCGCATAGCCGCGGTCGAGCACCTTGAGCGGCGAGAGCCCGTCGAGCTGCGCGGCCAGGCGGTCCAGGGACGCCCGGCGCTCGAGCAAGTGATGGCGTGCGGCTGCGCCCAGCGCAGCAAACCGGGCCGCCAGCTCGCGCTTCAAACCGGCAAGGCGCCCGCGCAGGTCGTAGTGCCGCAGACGCGTCGCCGCGACGTCGAGCCGCCGGCGATGGCGCTCGAGCAGGTCCTGCTGGGCCTGTGCCAGGCGGAACAGCAGTTCATCGCGGCGCTGCTGGCGCCGCCCGAGGAACTCGTTGATGCGGGCGAAGGCGGCGTGCTGGGCCAGCTCGGTGAGCGTCTGGCGCGCCCTCAGCAGCCGGTAGCGGGCGGCGCGGGCCAGGCGCTCGCGCAGGTCGGCGACGCGCCGCTCGAGGTCGTGCTTGGGCTCGACCACCATCTCCGCTGCGGCCGAAGGCGTAGGCGCGCGCAGGTCGGCGACGAAATCGGCGATGGTGAAATCGGTCTCGTGGCCGACGGCCGAAATCACCGGCACCTTGCTCGCGGCGATGGTGCGGGCCAGCGCCTCGTCGTTGAAGGCGGCCAGGTCCTCGGCCGAACCTCCGCCGCGCGCCACCAGGATGACGTCCACGTTGCGGGCGCGGCTGAAGTAATTCACGCCGGCGGCGACCTCGGCGGCCGCCGCTTCGCCCTGCACCTGCGCCGGGAAGATGAGCACATGCACGCTCTCGTGACGCCGCCGGAGGACGTTCAGGATGTCGCGGATGGC is part of the Terriglobales bacterium genome and harbors:
- a CDS encoding alpha/beta fold hydrolase is translated as MSAEAPSRNGQPATPALPAWLREMYPFRTASVTVHGKRMSYVDEGAGDAPPIVLLHGNPTWSFLYRNVIPRLTGRYRVIAPDHVGFGLSEKPDNLAYYTLERHIANFTALVEALGLKKITLVLHDWGGPIGLGYAVAHPENVARLVLMNTWAHLPHNPDAYELHWGLRISRGPLGSFTVRNLNLFVELALRMAVTRKLSAREFDAYRFPFPDAASRTGVLAFPRMIPLRESDPAGRTMSEIERGLAKITAPADILWGKRDPVFGRLHAYRMRDNLRNAREPVFLDSASHFLPEDAPDALAEKILTERKAAVALKILT
- the xseA gene encoding exodeoxyribonuclease VII large subunit; its protein translation is MALDPQLGLLFPQPRRVWTVRDLIGALRTSIEREYSDVWVEGEISNFRAADSGHLYFTLKDGDAQLRLVMFRSQARLLRFRPADGMAVIARGRVTVYETRGELQLSAEYLEPKGAGALQIAFEQLKARLAAEGLFDAARKKPLPALPRTIGIVTSPQGAAIRDILNVLRRRHESVHVLIFPAQVQGEAAAAEVAAGVNYFSRARNVDVILVARGGGSAEDLAAFNDEALARTIAASKVPVISAVGHETDFTIADFVADLRAPTPSAAAEMVVEPKHDLERRVADLRERLARAARYRLLRARQTLTELAQHAAFARINEFLGRRQQRRDELLFRLAQAQQDLLERHRRRLDVAATRLRHYDLRGRLAGLKRELAARFAALGAAARHHLLERRASLDRLAAQLDGLSPLKVLDRGYALVFDAAGNLLKDAAQLAPGDEISARLARGTIHATVRKTSG
- the cdaA gene encoding diadenylate cyclase CdaA, whose product is MMTRFFELVTQVSLVSVLDILVVAALVYGFLVMLRGTGGYHVLLGAGALALLLAVARAGHLPMVSWLADRLLPYAVFALIVIFRAEIRQALQKLGRTLAFPRLTQGAGSDSYDDIVLAVNLFAQNHTGALIVIEREVGLKTYIESGVPLDARLTYDLLATIFRPSAPLHDGAVIVQKDRIAAAACFLPLSMNPVLSTQLGSRHRAAIGITEDTDAVAIVVSEETGAISLGVAGEVERDITVEYLRQRLGELVHRYLPPAALPTPIVVRDESQTVKGQQE